A genomic region of Oncorhynchus mykiss isolate Arlee chromosome 16, USDA_OmykA_1.1, whole genome shotgun sequence contains the following coding sequences:
- the pgap3 gene encoding post-GPI attachment to proteins factor 3 — protein MASPLPPCTAVIYSALAIVALLLLTATAVNASQGDKEPVYQDCVTQCVRTNCTGARLRGFQSTQAPYMALTGWTCRDDCRYQCMWQTVGLYQAEGYSIPQFHGKWPFARFLCFEEPASALASLLNGLACLLMLLRYRSSVPRQSPMYYTITAFSLVSLNAWFWSTVFHTRDTYLTEKMDYFCASAVILYSIYLCCVRTLGLKRPGVSSMVGVLLILAFTSHVSYLTFVSFDYGYNMAANATIGIVNLLWWLCWCWQNRRTLPYWWKCGVVVVLLHGLALLELLDFPPLFWVLDAHAVWHLSTVPVHFLFYSFLIDDSLHLLNTEKTGVKLE, from the exons ATGGCCTCGCCACTGCCCCCCTGCACAGCTGTCATATACTCTGCCCTGGCAATCGTCGCTCTTCTCCTGCTCACCGCGACTGCTGTGAATGCCTCCCAAGGCGACAAGGAGCCAGTTTACCAAGACTGTGTCACGCAATGTGTCCGGACCAACTGCACCGGAGCTCGGCTCAGAGGTTTTCAGTCTACACAGGCGCCTTACATGGCGCTGACAG GCTGGACGTGTCGTGATGACTGCCGGTACCAGTGCATGTGGCAAACAGTGGGACTTTACCAGGCTGAAGGCTACAGCATCCCACAGTTCCATGGAAAG TGGCCATTTGCGCGGTTCCTGTGCTTTGAGGAGCCAGCATCTGCTCTGGCCTCTCTGCTCAACGGCCTGGCCTGCCTTCTGATGCTGCTGCGCTACCGCAGCTCTGTGCCACGCCAGAGCCCTATGTACTACACCATCACCGCCTTCTCTCTG GTTTCTCTCAATGCTTGGTTCTGGTCCACAGTGTTCCACACCCGGGACACCTATCTCACCGAG aaaatgGACTACTTCTGTGCATCTGCTGTCATCCTCTACTCCATCTACTTATGCTGTGTGAG GACGTTGGGGCTGAAGAGGCCGGGGGTGTCCAGCATGGTAGGGGTTCTGCTCATCCTGGCCTTCACCTCCCACGTGTCTTACCTGACCTTCGTCAGCTTCGACTATGGTTACAACATGGCTGCCAACGCCACCATAG GCATAGTGAACCTGCTGTGGTGGCTGTGTTGGTGCTGGCAGAACCGGCGGACACTGCCCTACTGGTGGAAGTGTGGCGTGGTGGTGGTGCTGCTCCATGGCCTGGCCCTGCTGGAGTTGCTCGACTTCCCGCCGCTGTTCTGGGTCCTGGATGCCCATGCAGTCTGGCACCTCAGCACTGTGCCTGTGCATTTCCTCTTTTACAG TTTCTTGATAGACGACAGTCTCCATCTACTCAACACAGAGAAGACTGGTGTGAAACTGGAGTAG